In the Harmonia axyridis chromosome 3, icHarAxyr1.1, whole genome shotgun sequence genome, one interval contains:
- the LOC123675284 gene encoding craniofacial development protein 2-like encodes MGDRNARIGNNVVQGVKHHFNDEHLNENRKALVDLCDRHNIRINNTFFRHKSQHKITWQNSRGQSSTIDYILSNRAIHATQILDVRSLTSANIGSDHFLALCKLRIYIQKKKLSLSPEKEKWNIESLNDPSTRELYQTRLYKKIESNSILEEDDVENSWNKIQLNVLTAANETIGRRTVNTNKQSN; translated from the coding sequence ATGGGGGACCGGAACGCCAGAATCGGAAACAATGTGGTCCAAGGAGTGAAACACCACTTTAACGATGAACATCTCAACGAGAACAGAAAGGCTCTGGTAGACCTTTGTGATCGTCACAATATCAGAATAAATAACACATTCTTTAGGCATAAATCACAACATAAGATCACGTGGCAGAACTCGCGGGGACAGAGCTCAACAATAGATTATATTCTATCGAACCGAGCCATACATGCAACCCAGATATTGGATGTGAGAAGTTTAACATCAGCCAACATAGGCTCTGATCATTTCTTGGCCCTCTGCAAGCTGCGTATTTACATACAAAAGAAGAAACTCTCTTTAAGCCCCGAAAAAGAAAAATGGAACATAGAATCTCTTAACGACCCGTCAACCAGGGAACTCTACCAAACtcgattatataaaaaaattgaaagcaaCTCCATCCTGGAAGAGGACGACGTCGAAAACTCGTGGAATAAAATACAGTTGAACGTTCTGACTGCAGCCAATGAAACCATCGGGAGGAGAACAGTCAATACAAACAAACAATCAAACTAA
- the LOC123675526 gene encoding dnaJ homolog subfamily C member 7 homolog → MSLKDIEVHDEEFNNFMMKVTEVQKIVQKLASTDENEQAIGNAEAKKYLGENEEKEEIIDVDNLKLKVKCDRTLINKKAFEEMSSNDQSTMSQGVFMKEVEKDADRRYQDRKIRQEKMETLKKQATLAFNREDFVKALSCYNKALDLVKDNHNLFLNRGFTYIKLKLYEKALSDIDRALYLNENSLKGYLLKAKIFFLTNNKTDMDRVLQEAKERHPKKVDFIDGYLQDINEQ, encoded by the exons ATGTCTTTGAAAGATATAGAAGTGCACGATGAGgaattcaacaattttatgatgaaaGTCACTGAAGTCCAAAAAATAGTCCAGAAGCTGGCCTCGACAGATGAAAATGAACAAGCAATTGGTAACGCAGAAGCTAAGAAATACCTTGGTGAAAACGAGGAAAAAGAGGAAATTATTGACGTGGACAACTTAAAATTGAAAGTGAAATGTGATAGAACTCTTATCAACAAAAAAGCATTCGAAGAAATGTCTTCAAATGATCAATCAACAATGTCACAAG GAGTATTCATGAAAGAAGTAGAAAAGGATGCTGATAGAAGATACCAAGATAGAAAGATAAGGCAAGAAAAAATGGAAACTTTGAAGAAACAGGCTACCCTAGCTTTTAATAGAGAAGATTTTGTGAAGGCCCTCTCTTGTTACAACAAG GCTTTAGACCTGGTGAAGGATAATCACAACTTATTTCTAAACAGAGGTTTCACCTACATAAAACTGAAACTATATGAAAAAGCTCTTTCAGACATTGATAGAGCACTGTATTTAAATGAGAATTCGTTGAAAGGATATTTACTGAAAGCTAAAATATTCTTTTTAACCAACAATAAGACTGACATGGATAGAGTATTACAAGAAGCAAAAGAGAGACATCCCAAAAAAGTAGATTTTATTGACG GTTATTTACAAGATATCAATGAACAATGA